The proteins below come from a single Eucalyptus grandis isolate ANBG69807.140 chromosome 3, ASM1654582v1, whole genome shotgun sequence genomic window:
- the LOC120291808 gene encoding cytochrome P450 71A9-like, protein MGVQLIVALICALVVPLLLVFLIDTKKNTQASRNLPPSPRKLPIIGNLHQLGSLPHRSVTRLSKQYGEIMFLRLGFVPTLVISSEDVAREVFKVHDRAFSSRPPFFAAKKLAYNFSDVAFSAYGDSWRELRKLVIEELLSSERVRLFESVRKEEVKLMLDTITSSPGPVNIGELALLLTINLVCRVAFGNKYQAEGGGVKSEFHETLREIQRLLGGFCVADLFPQMAWFNKLNGFEAKVEKNFRELDKLYDEVIKEHQDPKRPKPDHEDLVDVMLRLQRDPNQVIALTREQIKGVLTNMFNGGSEASAVTILWTMTELVRNPTMMRKAQEEIREAAKGKLQVEEIDLLGLTYLRSAIKEALRLHPPLPLLIPRETIEDCKIRGYDIPRGTITFINVTAISTDPKSWENPEEFRPERFLNSSIDFKGQNYGFLPFGSGRRGCPGINFGVVIVELAMANLLHRFNWKLPEGMSADDIDMEESYGLSAHKRTPLCLIATPVTG, encoded by the exons ATGGGTGTTCAGCTTATTGTGGCCCTCATATGTGCTCTTGTGGTACCGTTGTTACTAGTCTTTTTGATTGACACAAAAAAGAACACACAAGCATCTAGGAATCTCCCCCCCAGTCCTAGGAAGTTGCCGATCATTGGAAATTTACACCAGCTCGGCTCCTTGCCTCACCGATCGGTCACACGCCTCTCGAAACAGTATGGCGAGATCATGTTTCTCCGACTCGGCTTTGTTCCCACATTAGTCATCTCATCCGAAGATGTCGCTAGAGAAGTATTCAAGGTCCACGACCGTGCTTTCTCCAGCAGACCTCCCTTTTTTGCAGCAAAGAAGTTAGCATACAATTTTTCTGATGTAGCTTTTAGCGCCTATGGTGATTCTTGGAGAGAGCTCAGGAAATTAGTGATCGAAGAACTCCTAAGCAGTGAGAGAGTCCGGTTGTTTGAATCCGTGAGGAAGGAAGAGGTTAAGCTCATGCTCGATACAATCACTTCTTCTCCAGGTCCTGTCAATATTGGTGAACTGGCACTTCTATTGACTATCAACCTCGTGTGCCGAGTGGCTTTTGGTAACAAATACCAGGCTGAAGGTGGCGGAGTGAAGAGTGAATTTCACGAGACACTCCGCGAGATACAGAGGCTTTTAGGTGGCTTTTGTGTTGCAGATCTATTCCCACAGATGGCTTGGTTTAACAAGCTCAATGGCTTCGAGGCGAAGGTGGAAAAGAACTTCAGGGAGCTAGACAAGTTGTACGATGAAGTGATCAAGGAGCACCAAGACCCTAAAAGGCCTAAACCCGATCATGAAGATCTTGTTGACGTGATGCTTCGGTTACAAAGGGATCCAAATCAAGTGATTGCCCTCACTAGGGAACAAATTAAAGGAGTATTAACT AACATGTTCAATGGAGGATCAGAAGCCTCTGCGGTCACTATACTCTGGACAATGACAGAACTCGTCCGCAATCCAACTATGATGAGAAAAGCACAAGAAGAGATTCGAGAAGCAGCAAAAGGAAAGTTACAGGTTGAAGAGATTGACCTTCTAGGACTCACCTACCTAAGATCAGCCATCAAAGAGGCATTAAGACTCCATCCACCGCTCCCTCTTCTAATTCCAAGAGAGACGATCGAGGATTGCAAGATAAGGGGATATGACATTCCTAGAGGAACTATTACATTCATCAATGTGACAGCAATATCCACAGACCCAAAATCTTGGGAAAACCCAGAGGAGTTTAGGCCCGAGAGGTTCTTGAACAGCTCCATCGATTTTAAGGGACAAAACTATGGGTTTCTGCCATTTGGTTCTGGCAGGCGAGGATGCCCCGGCATAAACTTTGGTGTTGTGATAGTTGAGCTTGCAATGGCAAATCTCCTTCATCGGTTCAATTGGAAACTACCTGAAGGGATGAGTGCCGATGATATTGACATGGAAGAATCTTATGGCCTTTCGGCTCACAAGAGGACTCCTCTTTGCCTGATAGCAACCCCCGTGACTGGTTGA